The Microcoleus sp. FACHB-68 genomic interval ATTGCGCTGACGAATACGGAGCGGTTGATGCGCTTGATCAACGATATCCTCGATCTTGAGCGCATCCACTCAGGCAAAATCACGATGGCCAAACAAAACTGTAATGCCGCTGACCTGATGCAGCAGGCTTGTGAGGCGATGCAGGCAATGGCAGATAAGGCCGGCATCACCCTCTCCTTAGTGCCGGTGGATGTCCAACTCTGGGCTGACCCCGACCGTATCTTTCAAACCTTGACAAATCTACTGAGTAATGCAATAAAGTTTTCCGCACGAGGCAATACAGTTTGGCTCACTGCCGAAGTTAGGGAAAGAGAACGAGAAGCCGAGCCGGTCATCCTCTCTTCTGTGGGAGGTTTAGGTTCTGGGAATCAGAGGATTGGCGATAACGTGCGGGCTGAACGCATAAATCCCCTCATGTTGCCTTACGAAGTATTATTTACGGTCAAAGATCAAGGGCGGGGCATTCCAGCAGACAAGTTAGAGATTATCTTTGAGCGCTTTCAACAAGTGGATTCCTCCGACTCCCGACAGAAGGGGGGCACCGGCTTGGGTTTAGCCATCTGCCGCAGTATCGCGCAGCAGCACGGGGGCCATATCTGGGCTGAAAGCCGCTTGGGCGAGGGTAGCACCTTCTGCTTTACGCTGCCGATGAGAAGGGAAGTGCTCAGTCCTGAGTCCTGAGTCCTGAGTTCTGAGTCCTGAGCTTTTGATTGGGGGAATGGTGAGAGGGGGAGAGGGAGTCCTGAGTGCTGAGTGGGGGGAATGGTGAGAGGGGGAGAAGGGTGAAAATACATAAAAGCCTTAATTTCCATAGCCCAATGCCCCATGCCCATACCTTTAGGTTGGCGAAGCCTTGCCCCATTCCCCATGCCCCATTCCCTAAATCTTGGCTTCCAAAGACTTGAGAAACTCGGTATTGACGCCTGATTCGCGGGTGAGAGCAATTTTGCCGGTGCGGGCAATTTCACGAATGCCAAATTTGTTAAGTACCTGCACAATCGCGACCATTTTGCCCGGATCTCCCACCACTTCCAAAGTGAGTGAGTCTTCTGCAACATCCACGACGCGGGCGCGGAAAATCTGGGCCAGTTCAATCACTTCTGAGCGGTTGTTGCTATTGGCATTAACCTTGACGAGCATTAACTCTCTCTCGACACAGGGAATCTCGGTGATGTCCTGTACTTTCAGGACGTTAATCAGTTTATAGAGCTGCTTGGTGAGTTGCTCAATAATCCGGTCATCACCGGGTACGACCATCGTAATCCGAGAAATTCCCATTTGCTCAGCCGGCCCAACGGCTAAGCTTTCAATATTAAAACCGCGACGGGCAAACAAGCCGGCAATGCGGGTCAGGACTCCCGCTTCATCTTCAACTAGGACGGAAAGGGTGTGTTTCATAAGTTACAGGAAACGCTGCTATGGATGAGCAACCAGAGTTTTTAAGCAGCTTATCTCTATCTAAAGAATTATTTTACTTGACCTCCTGCGATTACAGAGGTTTTTAACAATATCATGGTGGAGATTAACCAGAGTCTCAATCACTGGTGCATCAACTTTGTTTAACCTGATTGGAGAAAAAGCTTATGGGTTGGTTAAAAAGATTATTTGGGCTGGAAAAACCACAGAATCAGCAGGCTACCGTTCAGGCACCTGATCAACCGCAGCAGAGTTATACAGTGCCGGCTGCACCACAAACACCGGATATCCCACCAGAACGGTTAGGCTTGAGTGGAGAATATGACCAAAGCGGTCTCGCCAAGCGAGTCGCTTTAGCGTTTGATGAAGATGCAGAAGTCGCTGACCTGGACAGAGTCTGGGTGGCTCAAACCGGCGGCACCGTTGTATTAAAAGGAGACGTTCCCAGCCAGGATAAGCTGAACAAACTGGTGTCCATCGCAAAGGGAACTTACGGTGCTACGGGTGTTGAAACCGATCAAGTCAACGTAGGCTAGGCCGGTTTAAAGTTTTAAATACTCGCTTGTTTTCAGGCGCTTGTCTGGAAATGACGCGGTGACTTAACTTGGGATTTTATCTCATTCTATGTAGGGGGGCTTTACGAAGCGCCCCTACAGTCGTTTTGAGTACCGGCATTTGTGCGGCGGCTGGTTTTGAGGGGTTGATTGTAAATTGTCGCTACTGGGCTAATCACCAAGAAAACCAGGCCGGCCTCGCACCCTCCCAGGCCAACGCCTGGGAACGGGGGAGATGTTAGGAGAATCTTATTCGGATTCTTGAGGGGTGTCAGCAACTGCCGGTTGTTGAAAGACAACCCGTAATAGGGGTGGCGCGATAAAGGTCGTCAAG includes:
- the ilvN gene encoding acetolactate synthase small subunit — encoded protein: MKHTLSVLVEDEAGVLTRIAGLFARRGFNIESLAVGPAEQMGISRITMVVPGDDRIIEQLTKQLYKLINVLKVQDITEIPCVERELMLVKVNANSNNRSEVIELAQIFRARVVDVAEDSLTLEVVGDPGKMVAIVQVLNKFGIREIARTGKIALTRESGVNTEFLKSLEAKI
- a CDS encoding BON domain-containing protein yields the protein MGWLKRLFGLEKPQNQQATVQAPDQPQQSYTVPAAPQTPDIPPERLGLSGEYDQSGLAKRVALAFDEDAEVADLDRVWVAQTGGTVVLKGDVPSQDKLNKLVSIAKGTYGATGVETDQVNVG